A genomic segment from Paenibacillus sp. FSL K6-1096 encodes:
- a CDS encoding ABC transporter ATP-binding protein, translating to MYKIAGFLKPYRKEVIIGPIFKLLEAILELLLPTIVALIINNGVAKQDSAYVYRMGSLMVLMAILGFGCSMICQYYAARASQGFGTTLRNKMFKHISSLSYAELDIIGTPSLINRITNDVNQLQLAVAMLIRLVIRAPFICIGAILMAMILDLRLSLILITATPVIGVILYFIITRSSPMYRKYQAKLDALALVLSENLSGIRVIRAFAESRREKQRFDEASEDLTQTAIRVGRISAWLSPLTMLVVNAAIIAILWVGGIHIDGGSLSQGEIIAFINYVTQILLALIVVSNLVILFTKASSSANRINEVLAMAASVPEAAPDAPAARPDVSAPVISFRNVSFGYNKTGELALENINVDIRRGQTVGLIGSTGSGKSTFVNLIPRFYDAVEGEVRVEGVNVRDYRLEELRTRIGIVPQKAVLFTGTIADNIRWGKATATREEIMSAAAVAQAEEFISRLPEGLDTPVARGGHNLSGGQKQRLTIARAVVGRPSILILDDSSSALDFATDAALRRALNETSKEMTVLLVSQRVSTVRQADQIIVFEEGRIAGIGSHEELLAGCGVYQEICESQLSSEEAMQ from the coding sequence GTGTACAAGATTGCCGGATTCCTGAAACCATACAGAAAAGAAGTGATTATCGGGCCGATCTTCAAGCTGCTGGAAGCAATTCTTGAGCTGCTGCTGCCGACGATTGTGGCGCTGATCATCAATAACGGGGTGGCCAAACAAGACAGCGCCTATGTCTACCGGATGGGCTCCCTGATGGTGCTGATGGCTATTCTCGGCTTCGGCTGCTCTATGATCTGCCAATATTATGCGGCGCGGGCCTCGCAGGGCTTCGGGACCACGCTGCGCAACAAAATGTTCAAGCATATTTCTTCGCTCTCTTATGCCGAGCTAGATATTATCGGCACGCCGTCTTTAATTAATCGGATTACGAACGATGTCAACCAGCTTCAGCTGGCCGTCGCCATGCTGATCCGGCTGGTGATCCGCGCGCCGTTCATCTGTATCGGCGCGATTCTGATGGCGATGATTCTGGATCTGCGGCTGTCGCTGATTCTGATTACCGCTACGCCAGTTATCGGCGTTATTCTCTATTTCATTATTACGCGCAGCTCCCCGATGTACCGTAAATACCAGGCGAAGCTGGATGCCCTGGCCCTGGTGCTCAGTGAGAACCTGTCGGGTATCCGGGTGATCCGGGCCTTCGCCGAGAGCCGCCGGGAGAAGCAGCGGTTCGATGAGGCATCCGAGGATCTGACCCAGACCGCCATCCGGGTCGGCCGGATCTCCGCCTGGCTCAGCCCGTTGACCATGCTGGTCGTGAATGCGGCCATCATCGCCATTCTGTGGGTGGGCGGTATTCACATTGATGGCGGAAGCTTGTCTCAAGGGGAGATTATCGCCTTCATAAACTATGTGACCCAGATTCTGCTCGCCTTGATCGTAGTCTCGAATCTGGTCATTCTGTTCACCAAAGCATCATCGTCAGCGAACCGGATTAATGAGGTGCTCGCCATGGCCGCCTCCGTGCCTGAAGCTGCACCGGATGCGCCAGCAGCCCGGCCGGATGTCAGCGCGCCGGTCATCTCCTTCCGCAATGTCTCCTTCGGTTATAACAAGACCGGCGAGCTGGCCCTGGAGAATATCAATGTGGATATCCGCCGCGGGCAGACGGTTGGCCTGATCGGCAGTACCGGATCAGGGAAAAGCACCTTCGTGAACCTGATTCCGCGCTTCTACGATGCCGTGGAAGGGGAGGTCAGGGTAGAGGGCGTGAATGTGCGCGATTACCGGCTGGAGGAGCTTCGCACCCGGATCGGCATCGTGCCGCAGAAGGCGGTGCTGTTCACCGGAACAATTGCCGACAACATCCGTTGGGGTAAGGCAACGGCTACCCGGGAGGAGATTATGTCTGCCGCAGCGGTCGCCCAGGCGGAGGAATTCATCAGCAGGCTGCCGGAGGGACTCGATACTCCCGTTGCCCGCGGGGGGCATAACCTCTCCGGGGGCCAGAAGCAGCGGCTGACCATTGCCCGCGCTGTGGTAGGACGTCCTTCGATCCTGATTCTGGATGATTCCTCCAGCGCGCTGGATTTCGCTACAGACGCCGCTCTGCGCCGTGCGCTGAACGAGACCAGCAAGGAGATGACGGTACTGCTGGTATCGCAGCGGGTGAGTACGGTCAGACAGGCGGATCAGATCATCGTCTTCGAGGAAGGGCGGATTGCCGGCATCGGCAGCCATGAGGAGCTGCTGGCAGGCTGCGGGGTCTATCAGGAAATCTGCGAGTCGCAGCTCTCAAGCGAGGAGGCTATGCAATGA
- a CDS encoding LysR family transcriptional regulator — protein MDIRQLKYFLAIAEEGQITSAARKLQMAQPPLSQQLKLLEEELGVKLVERGPRSIQLTEAGMILRGRAQQILELTESTAREINDYARGLKGSLAIGTVSSSGATLLHDPLVEFHKNYSGVTFEIHEGNTFMIIDLLNKGIVEVGIIRTPFNTSNLECLYFHSEPMIAVMTADYDWARGQSATQLCELHDKPLIIYRRFEQLIRETCLTHGFEPQIFCMNDDARTTLLWANAGLGIGIVPKSAFELANHSNLIYKEILCETLRTRVAAVWVKDKYLSSLAVKFIETFKSL, from the coding sequence ATGGATATCCGTCAATTGAAATACTTCCTGGCCATTGCCGAGGAAGGCCAGATTACATCCGCAGCCAGGAAGCTGCAGATGGCCCAGCCCCCGCTCAGCCAGCAGCTCAAGCTGCTGGAGGAGGAGCTGGGCGTCAAGCTGGTGGAACGCGGCCCGCGCAGCATTCAGCTTACAGAGGCCGGAATGATTCTGCGGGGCCGTGCCCAGCAGATCCTTGAGCTGACCGAATCAACCGCCAGAGAGATCAATGATTATGCCCGGGGACTGAAGGGGAGCCTGGCTATCGGCACGGTCTCCTCCTCTGGCGCTACGCTGCTTCATGACCCGCTGGTAGAATTCCATAAGAACTATTCCGGGGTTACTTTTGAGATTCATGAAGGCAACACGTTTATGATTATCGACCTGCTGAACAAAGGGATTGTCGAAGTAGGCATTATCCGTACCCCGTTCAATACCAGCAATCTGGAATGCCTGTATTTCCATTCCGAGCCGATGATCGCGGTCATGACTGCCGATTATGATTGGGCCCGTGGCCAGAGTGCTACCCAGCTCTGCGAGCTGCATGATAAACCGCTGATTATCTACCGCCGCTTCGAGCAGCTGATCCGCGAGACCTGCCTTACGCATGGCTTCGAGCCGCAGATCTTCTGTATGAACGATGACGCGCGGACCACCCTGCTCTGGGCCAATGCGGGACTCGGAATCGGTATTGTGCCCAAGTCTGCGTTTGAGCTGGCCAATCACAGTAACCTGATCTATAAAGAGATCCTTTGCGAGACCCTGCGCACCCGCGTGGCCGCTGTCTGGGTGAAGGACAAATATTTGTCGTCGCTCGCGGTCAAGTTCATCGAGACCTTCAAGTCGCTCTGA
- the htpG gene encoding molecular chaperone HtpG: MAKKEFKAESKRLLEMMINSIYTQREIFLRELISNASDAIDKIYYKALSDDSLVFNKEDYYIKVTTDKESRTLTISDTGIGMTQEELENNLGIIANSGSFAFKKDNEAKDGHNIIGQFGVGFYSAFMVADDVTVISKALGSYQAFKWESQGADGYTIEPWEKEEVGTEITLKIKANTEEDNYDEFLEEYRLKSIIKKYSDFIRFPIKMDITSKQPKEDAENEFIDVTEEQTINSMVPIWRKNKKELTEEDYNNFYAEKRYGFDKPLKHVHISADGAVVYNAILFIPENTPFDYYTKEYEKGLELYSNGVLIMNKCADLLPDYFSFVKGMVDSEDLSLNISRELLQHDRQLTLIAKNIKSKIKSQLLSMLKDERESYEKFYKSFGRQLKFGVYNDYGMEKETLQDLLMFHSSKENKLVTLAEYVERMPEDQKYIYYASGESVERIEKLPQTELVADKGYEMLYFTDDIDEFAIKMIMSYKEKEFRNVSSGDLGIEESAEDKPSEEEENENKDLFEAMQGILSGKVKAVKASKRLKSHPVCLSTEGELTIEMEKILKAMPNGGQDVQADKVLEINIHHDVFKSLKAAAEGDKEKLGLYTNLLYNQALLIEGLQVNDPVQFTNDICKIMV, from the coding sequence ATGGCTAAAAAAGAGTTCAAAGCTGAATCCAAAAGACTGCTGGAAATGATGATTAACTCCATCTATACGCAGCGGGAGATTTTTCTGCGGGAACTGATTTCCAATGCAAGCGATGCCATCGACAAAATCTATTACAAGGCATTATCCGATGACAGTCTGGTATTTAATAAAGAGGATTACTACATTAAGGTTACTACCGATAAGGAAAGCCGCACTTTAACCATATCCGATACCGGAATCGGGATGACCCAGGAAGAGCTGGAGAACAATCTGGGGATTATCGCGAACAGCGGTTCGTTTGCTTTTAAGAAGGATAATGAAGCCAAGGACGGACACAACATCATCGGACAATTCGGGGTAGGCTTCTATTCCGCATTCATGGTGGCTGACGATGTGACGGTAATCAGTAAGGCGCTGGGCAGCTACCAGGCGTTCAAATGGGAATCCCAGGGTGCGGACGGCTACACGATTGAGCCTTGGGAGAAGGAAGAGGTCGGCACAGAGATCACGCTGAAGATCAAAGCAAACACCGAAGAAGATAACTACGACGAATTCCTGGAAGAGTACCGCCTGAAATCGATCATCAAGAAATATTCGGACTTCATCCGCTTCCCGATCAAGATGGACATTACCAGCAAACAGCCTAAGGAAGATGCAGAGAATGAGTTCATCGATGTCACCGAGGAGCAGACCATCAACAGCATGGTGCCGATCTGGCGCAAGAACAAGAAAGAGCTGACCGAAGAAGACTACAACAACTTCTATGCCGAGAAGCGCTACGGCTTCGATAAGCCGCTGAAGCATGTTCATATTAGTGCAGACGGCGCGGTGGTCTACAACGCTATTCTGTTCATTCCTGAGAATACGCCGTTTGATTATTACACCAAGGAATATGAGAAGGGCCTGGAGCTCTATTCCAACGGTGTGCTGATTATGAACAAATGTGCGGATCTGCTGCCGGACTACTTCAGCTTCGTCAAAGGGATGGTCGATTCGGAGGATCTGTCGCTGAACATCTCCCGTGAGCTGCTGCAGCATGACCGCCAGCTGACGCTGATTGCCAAGAACATCAAGAGCAAGATCAAGAGCCAGCTCCTGTCGATGCTGAAGGACGAGCGCGAGTCGTATGAGAAGTTCTATAAGTCTTTTGGCAGACAGCTCAAGTTCGGGGTCTACAACGACTACGGCATGGAGAAGGAGACGCTTCAGGACCTGCTGATGTTCCACTCCTCCAAGGAGAACAAGCTGGTGACGCTGGCTGAATATGTGGAGAGAATGCCGGAAGACCAGAAGTATATCTACTATGCCTCCGGCGAATCGGTGGAGCGCATTGAGAAGCTGCCGCAGACCGAGCTGGTTGCCGATAAGGGCTACGAGATGCTCTACTTCACCGATGATATCGACGAATTCGCGATCAAGATGATCATGTCCTACAAGGAGAAGGAATTCAGAAATGTCTCCAGCGGTGATCTGGGTATTGAAGAGAGCGCCGAGGATAAGCCGTCTGAAGAGGAAGAGAATGAGAACAAGGACCTGTTCGAAGCAATGCAGGGCATTCTGTCCGGCAAAGTGAAGGCAGTCAAAGCCTCCAAGCGGCTGAAGTCCCATCCGGTCTGCCTGTCCACTGAAGGCGAGCTGACGATCGAGATGGAGAAAATCCTCAAGGCCATGCCGAACGGCGGCCAGGATGTGCAGGCGGATAAGGTGCTGGAAATCAACATTCACCATGATGTCTTCAAATCGCTGAAGGCTGCGGCAGAAGGCGACAAGGAGAAGCTGGGCCTCTACACCAATCTCTTGTACAACCAGGCGCTGCTAATTGAAGGCCTCCAGGTTAACGACCCAGTGCAGTTCACGAACGATATTTGCAAAATCATGGTCTAA
- a CDS encoding GyrI-like domain-containing protein: protein MNIQLETIPETRIAYVRRTGPYGPENALAMEQLKQWAREQGLMQGPAVILGIPQDNPAITPPEHCRYDACISLPEHPPADTSVTYGVLPGGTYAVVTIAHTAEAVQQAWAEILPALSHSGYMLDQQRPVIERYKEDLVSRHLCELCFPV, encoded by the coding sequence ATGAACATTCAGCTCGAAACGATTCCCGAAACACGCATAGCGTATGTAAGGCGGACAGGCCCTTACGGGCCGGAGAACGCGCTGGCGATGGAGCAGCTTAAGCAATGGGCCCGGGAGCAAGGCTTGATGCAAGGCCCGGCGGTGATTTTGGGCATCCCCCAGGACAATCCTGCAATTACACCGCCGGAGCATTGCCGGTACGATGCCTGCATCAGCCTGCCGGAGCATCCGCCTGCGGATACCTCCGTTACCTATGGAGTCCTGCCCGGCGGAACCTACGCAGTTGTAACCATCGCCCACACGGCAGAAGCCGTTCAGCAGGCATGGGCGGAGATCCTTCCGGCGCTGTCACACAGCGGTTATATGCTGGATCAGCAGCGGCCTGTCATTGAAAGGTACAAAGAAGATCTGGTTAGCAGGCATCTGTGTGAGCTGTGTTTTCCCGTGTGA
- a CDS encoding MBL fold metallo-hydrolase translates to MKIIELPIQFLYEGQPYLIYPSLIVSGEKLTLVDAGYPGFMPLIEEEIQRQGYDPAKLSHIIITHYDDDHIGALRDFREKYPALTIIASEAEAPFISGAAEAERLVQAKELLAQMAEEERAFGERFVGELQALQHVAVDRTVRDGEWILDAKVQVLATPGHTSGHISLYCPELDSVITGDAAVSEQNRLVVANPQYCLDLERAEQSLDRLQALNAHTYYCYHGGQHRVTRENTAHTDAC, encoded by the coding sequence ATGAAGATTATCGAATTACCCATCCAGTTTCTATATGAAGGACAGCCATATCTGATCTATCCGAGCCTGATTGTCTCCGGGGAAAAGCTGACGCTGGTCGATGCCGGGTATCCGGGGTTCATGCCTTTAATAGAGGAAGAGATACAGCGCCAGGGTTATGATCCGGCCAAGCTGAGCCACATCATTATCACTCATTACGACGACGATCATATCGGTGCGCTGCGTGACTTCCGGGAGAAGTATCCGGCGCTTACTATTATAGCAAGCGAAGCGGAAGCCCCGTTCATTTCGGGCGCTGCCGAAGCGGAACGGCTCGTTCAGGCTAAAGAGCTGCTGGCGCAGATGGCGGAGGAGGAGCGGGCTTTTGGCGAAAGGTTCGTCGGGGAGCTTCAAGCCTTGCAGCATGTTGCGGTAGACCGGACAGTGCGGGATGGCGAATGGATTCTGGACGCCAAGGTCCAGGTCCTTGCCACCCCGGGGCATACGTCAGGCCATATCTCGTTGTATTGTCCTGAGCTGGACAGTGTGATTACAGGCGATGCGGCGGTGAGTGAGCAGAACCGGCTGGTGGTGGCCAATCCGCAATACTGCCTCGACCTGGAGCGCGCAGAGCAATCTCTGGACCGCTTACAGGCGCTTAATGCGCATACCTATTACTGCTACCATGGCGGACAACACCGTGTCACACGGGAAAACACAGCTCACACAGATGCCTGCTAA
- a CDS encoding LysR family transcriptional regulator, translating into MDLTYMRTFREVAKRQSFTRAAEELGYAQSSVTMQIQKIEKEYGVPLMERHGRALRLTPPGEELLKLFVEILDLYDRSKETIAQQIGGTLTIGTIDSLAAFYLPPFLQQLRTMFPGLNIHLQTEQEANLMAKIRDGEVDMGLLLDRSTTDSQLTRTVIRDEPLVLVAPASHPLARLEEVTLQDLNNCELIVSEESCIYRSLFENLLREHGIVFRIGFELSNLEAIKRCVRNGLGIALLPRIVAEEEIERGNLSELAFAHPEIHFDLQLLLHPKKWKSLPLQSLIQLLQEDAKAKAAVI; encoded by the coding sequence ATGGACTTAACCTATATGCGGACATTCCGCGAGGTGGCGAAGCGGCAGAGCTTCACCCGCGCGGCGGAAGAGCTGGGCTATGCGCAGTCCAGTGTCACGATGCAAATACAGAAGATTGAGAAGGAGTACGGGGTGCCCCTGATGGAGCGGCATGGCCGCGCCTTGCGGCTGACTCCGCCGGGGGAGGAGCTGCTGAAGCTGTTCGTGGAAATCCTCGACCTGTATGACCGCTCCAAGGAGACGATTGCCCAGCAGATTGGCGGAACGCTGACGATCGGTACGATTGATTCCCTGGCTGCCTTTTACCTGCCGCCGTTCCTGCAGCAGCTGCGGACGATGTTCCCCGGACTCAATATTCATCTGCAGACGGAGCAGGAGGCCAACCTGATGGCCAAGATAAGGGACGGCGAGGTGGATATGGGCCTGCTGCTGGACCGCAGCACCACAGACAGCCAGCTGACGAGAACGGTCATCCGCGATGAGCCGCTTGTCCTGGTCGCGCCTGCCAGTCACCCGTTGGCACGGCTGGAGGAAGTGACGCTGCAGGATCTGAACAACTGTGAGCTGATTGTCTCCGAGGAGAGCTGCATTTACCGCAGCCTGTTCGAGAATCTGCTGCGCGAGCACGGGATTGTGTTCCGGATCGGCTTTGAGCTGTCCAATCTGGAGGCAATCAAGCGCTGTGTCCGCAACGGGCTGGGCATTGCGCTGTTGCCGCGAATTGTGGCTGAGGAGGAGATCGAGCGGGGGAATCTGTCGGAGCTGGCTTTTGCCCACCCGGAGATTCATTTCGATCTGCAATTGCTGCTGCATCCGAAGAAGTGGAAGTCGCTGCCGCTGCAGTCTCTGATTCAGCTGCTGCAGGAGGATGCCAAGGCGAAGGCAGCGGTGATATAA
- the dapA gene encoding 4-hydroxy-tetrahydrodipicolinate synthase → MLTEEQIYGIYVPVVTPFHAAGEIDLESYQRYVNTIIKNKIHGLVVNGTTGESPTVNIQELQTLVDASRELLKSSDIPLVVGTGTNDTYSTVARTELAANAGADAALVVVPYYSRPSQEGIIAHFRKAAEVGLPIIAYDIPGRAGVGMTVDTARTILEMNNVVGLKDCSGSPLLVSELSRSGAKPVLCGDDLHFFDMLGCGAAGGMLASANVHTARYLSIYDQYRAGQVEEARAAFDQLVPLMKLLFKESNPAPIKWLLSARGEIASDTLRLPMTSISSALREELGAYLAG, encoded by the coding sequence ATGTTAACAGAAGAACAGATTTATGGAATCTATGTTCCCGTGGTCACCCCGTTCCATGCTGCTGGCGAGATTGATCTGGAATCGTATCAGCGTTATGTGAACACCATCATCAAGAACAAAATTCATGGTCTGGTCGTCAATGGAACCACTGGAGAATCGCCGACAGTCAATATACAGGAATTACAGACGCTGGTGGATGCTTCACGCGAGCTGCTGAAGTCCAGCGATATCCCGCTTGTTGTAGGCACGGGTACGAACGATACTTACTCTACGGTAGCCCGGACCGAGCTGGCTGCGAATGCCGGGGCCGATGCCGCCCTTGTCGTTGTCCCTTATTACAGCCGTCCTTCCCAGGAAGGCATTATCGCCCATTTCCGCAAGGCGGCGGAGGTCGGTCTTCCGATCATCGCTTACGACATTCCCGGCCGCGCCGGGGTCGGCATGACGGTAGATACCGCGCGTACGATTCTGGAGATGAATAATGTAGTCGGGTTAAAAGACTGCTCCGGCTCCCCGCTGCTCGTCTCCGAGCTGTCCCGCTCCGGCGCTAAGCCCGTGCTCTGCGGCGACGATCTGCATTTCTTCGATATGCTGGGCTGCGGAGCGGCCGGCGGCATGTTAGCCTCCGCCAATGTGCATACCGCCCGTTACCTCAGCATCTATGACCAATACAGAGCCGGCCAGGTGGAGGAAGCCCGGGCCGCATTTGACCAGCTTGTGCCGCTAATGAAGCTGCTGTTCAAGGAATCCAACCCGGCGCCGATCAAATGGCTGCTCAGCGCGCGCGGCGAGATCGCTTCGGACACCCTCCGGCTGCCGATGACCTCGATTAGTTCCGCGCTGCGCGAGGAACTGGGCGCTTATCTGGCAGGGTAA
- a CDS encoding DEAD/DEAH box helicase: MTFNDLNLIPPILKALSLENYTSPTPIQEESIPAALTGRDILGCAQTGTGKTAAFSLPIIQLLSQQPGRSGSAKRIRSLILTPTRELALQIHENIQAYSKFTPIRSTAIVGGVSQKAQERALAIGADILIATPGRLIDLIGQQRVDLQHVQILVLDEADRMLDMGFIHDVKRIIAKMPAKKQTLFFSATMPPEISQLVKTLLVNPVRIEITPVSSTVDRIEQSVYMLETGNKQKQLNRLLQDKSIVSALVFTRTKRGADRVARDLTRNNITAQAIHGNKSQNERQNALRNFKGGATRVLVATDIAARGIDIDELSHVINFNLPNIPETYVHRIGRTGRAGMSGIAISLCEAEEIPYLKDIQKVIGKEIPQIRDNAYPMSAAELALLADRPGRAQGKAQAKPANKAQAAPARKAQASNKAQTANKSQGAPVKKAQSAPANKNQAAPAKKPQASQARKPNPNPNRDRFNRKMPK; encoded by the coding sequence ATGACATTTAATGACTTGAACTTGATACCCCCGATTCTTAAGGCGCTGAGCCTGGAGAATTATACTTCCCCGACCCCGATCCAGGAAGAGTCGATTCCTGCGGCGCTTACCGGGCGGGATATTCTGGGCTGTGCACAGACAGGCACCGGCAAGACGGCGGCCTTCTCATTGCCGATTATTCAATTGCTTAGCCAGCAGCCGGGCAGATCCGGCAGCGCGAAGCGAATCCGTTCCCTGATTCTGACCCCGACCCGCGAGCTTGCGCTGCAAATACATGAGAATATCCAGGCCTACAGTAAGTTCACCCCAATCCGCTCAACAGCGATTGTCGGAGGGGTGTCACAGAAGGCCCAGGAGCGGGCGCTGGCCATAGGAGCCGACATCCTGATTGCTACGCCGGGCAGACTGATTGATCTGATCGGACAGCAGCGTGTGGACTTGCAGCATGTGCAGATTCTGGTGCTGGATGAAGCGGATCGGATGCTGGACATGGGCTTCATTCATGATGTGAAGCGGATTATTGCCAAGATGCCGGCCAAGAAGCAGACGTTGTTTTTCTCGGCCACTATGCCGCCGGAGATCTCGCAGCTGGTGAAGACGCTGCTGGTCAATCCGGTCAGAATCGAGATTACCCCTGTATCCTCCACCGTCGACAGAATTGAGCAGTCGGTCTATATGCTGGAGACAGGGAACAAGCAGAAGCAGCTGAACCGTCTGCTGCAGGACAAGTCGATTGTGTCGGCGCTGGTGTTCACCCGTACTAAGCGCGGGGCTGACCGTGTAGCCCGGGATTTGACCAGAAACAATATCACCGCCCAAGCCATCCATGGCAACAAATCGCAGAATGAACGCCAGAATGCGCTGAGGAACTTTAAGGGCGGGGCAACCAGAGTGCTGGTAGCTACAGACATCGCTGCCCGCGGGATTGATATTGACGAGCTGTCCCATGTGATCAACTTCAACCTGCCGAATATCCCGGAGACTTATGTACACCGGATCGGCCGGACCGGCCGTGCAGGCATGAGCGGTATAGCCATCTCGCTGTGCGAAGCCGAGGAGATTCCGTATCTGAAGGATATTCAGAAGGTCATCGGCAAGGAAATTCCGCAGATAAGGGACAATGCTTATCCGATGTCAGCGGCCGAGCTGGCCTTGCTTGCCGACCGTCCTGGCAGAGCACAGGGCAAAGCGCAGGCTAAGCCGGCGAATAAAGCCCAAGCAGCTCCAGCGAGAAAAGCCCAGGCATCCAATAAAGCTCAAACGGCGAATAAAAGCCAGGGTGCGCCAGTGAAGAAAGCTCAAAGCGCGCCGGCGAATAAAAACCAGGCGGCTCCGGCGAAGAAGCCCCAGGCTTCTCAGGCACGCAAGCCGAATCCGAACCCGAACCGTGACCGGTTCAACCGCAAGATGCCGAAGTAA
- a CDS encoding phosphate propanoyltransferase — MSKTVPVGVSARHIHLTQEHVEALFGPGYQLTEFKPLSQPGQFAANEQVAVIGTKGKFDKVRILGPARPASQLEVSRTDAFSLGVKAPVRESGNIEGTPGITIKGPAGEVELETGVIVAARHIHFHTSEAEAWGISDKQLLKVRLGGERGLVLENVIARVSDNFKLDMHIDTDEANAAGASTGDTAEIVD, encoded by the coding sequence ATGAGCAAGACTGTACCCGTAGGTGTGTCGGCCCGGCATATTCACCTTACGCAGGAGCACGTAGAAGCATTGTTTGGCCCTGGTTATCAATTGACCGAATTCAAACCTCTGTCTCAGCCAGGACAATTTGCAGCAAACGAGCAAGTTGCTGTCATTGGTACGAAAGGGAAGTTCGACAAAGTAAGAATTCTCGGACCAGCCCGTCCGGCTTCGCAGCTGGAAGTGTCCCGCACGGACGCATTCAGCCTCGGTGTGAAAGCACCTGTCCGTGAATCTGGCAATATTGAAGGAACACCAGGCATCACGATCAAAGGACCAGCCGGTGAAGTTGAACTGGAGACTGGTGTAATCGTGGCTGCGCGCCACATCCACTTCCATACCTCTGAAGCGGAAGCTTGGGGCATCTCTGATAAGCAGCTGTTGAAGGTCCGTCTGGGCGGCGAACGCGGTCTGGTGCTGGAGAACGTCATTGCGCGCGTTTCCGACAACTTCAAGCTGGATATGCACATCGATACTGACGAAGCGAATGCTGCCGGTGCGAGCACTGGCGATACTGCTGAAATCGTAGATTAG